A window of Candidatus Pantoea floridensis contains these coding sequences:
- a CDS encoding MipA/OmpV family protein codes for MNQFKLKALALVVPCYFVAFATHAETLTLGASVIYAQSPYKGGQDRYLPIPVINYEGENFWFHSLQGGYYLWKDPQNQLSLTVLGSPQEYDPKDNDLGDMKALDKRRMTLMAGATYRHVADWGIVRTALLGDVLNNSNGMLWDLTYLYRFDFGALSLTPGIGAIWNSANQNRYYYGVSSHESTRTGIAEYHPDDSWSPYVEMNASYQITDSWNASLSGRYTRFDSEIKDSPMVNKEGQFTLWTGISYTF; via the coding sequence GTGAACCAATTCAAACTTAAAGCGCTTGCTCTTGTTGTTCCTTGTTATTTTGTGGCGTTCGCCACTCATGCAGAAACCTTAACTCTTGGGGCTTCGGTCATTTATGCCCAGTCTCCTTATAAGGGGGGACAAGACCGCTATCTGCCGATTCCTGTGATTAATTATGAAGGTGAAAACTTCTGGTTCCATAGTCTGCAAGGCGGCTATTACTTGTGGAAAGACCCACAGAATCAGCTCTCGCTAACCGTACTGGGTTCGCCTCAGGAGTATGATCCTAAAGATAACGATTTAGGCGATATGAAAGCGCTCGATAAGCGTCGCATGACGCTGATGGCAGGTGCTACTTATCGTCACGTCGCCGATTGGGGGATTGTGCGTACTGCGCTGCTCGGCGATGTACTCAATAACAGCAATGGTATGCTGTGGGATCTTACCTATCTTTATCGTTTCGATTTTGGTGCATTAAGTCTGACGCCGGGTATCGGTGCGATATGGAACAGTGCCAATCAGAACCGCTATTACTATGGTGTTTCATCACACGAAAGTACCCGTACTGGCATCGCTGAATATCACCCAGATGACAGTTGGTCGCCTTATGTGGAAATGAACGCCAGCTATCAAATTACTGATAGCTGGAATGCCAGCTTATCCGGTCGCTATACGCGCTTTGACAGCGAAATTAAAGACAGTCCAATGGTCAATAAAGAGGGGCAGTTCACCCTCTGGACCGGCATTAGTTATACCTTCTGA
- a CDS encoding aldo/keto reductase: MKTITFPGEAAIPAIGQGTWYMGENVAQRRQEIAALQAGLELGLKVIDTAEMYAEGGAEEVVGEALRGRRNQAWLVSKVYPWNAGEVDAIEACERSLRRLQTDYLDLYLLHWRGNVPLEETLRAMESLQQQGKIRHWGVSNFDSADMLELWNEPGGKACLTNQVLYHLASRGIEYDLLPECQRRGMPIMAYCPLAQAGRLREALFENAHLQQIAQQKSISVAQLMLAWIIRMEGILAIPKASSEDHVRQNAAALSIHLSQEELTIIDGVFPAPQSKTALDIV, translated from the coding sequence ATGAAAACCATAACGTTTCCCGGCGAAGCCGCCATTCCTGCAATTGGGCAGGGAACGTGGTACATGGGCGAGAATGTTGCTCAGCGCCGTCAGGAAATTGCCGCGCTACAGGCGGGGCTGGAACTCGGATTAAAGGTTATTGATACCGCCGAGATGTATGCCGAAGGGGGTGCGGAGGAGGTAGTTGGTGAAGCGCTGCGCGGGCGTCGCAATCAAGCCTGGCTGGTGTCAAAAGTTTATCCATGGAATGCCGGGGAAGTTGATGCCATTGAGGCTTGCGAGCGCAGTCTTCGCCGTCTGCAAACCGATTACCTCGATCTCTACCTATTACACTGGCGCGGTAATGTGCCTTTAGAAGAAACCCTGCGTGCGATGGAATCATTGCAGCAGCAAGGTAAGATTCGTCATTGGGGCGTATCCAATTTCGACAGTGCCGACATGCTGGAACTGTGGAATGAGCCAGGCGGCAAAGCCTGCTTAACTAATCAGGTGCTTTATCATTTAGCCTCCCGGGGCATTGAGTATGATTTGCTGCCTGAATGCCAACGCCGTGGCATGCCAATCATGGCGTATTGTCCGTTAGCGCAGGCGGGACGCTTAAGAGAGGCGCTGTTCGAGAATGCGCATCTGCAGCAAATTGCACAACAGAAGAGCATTAGCGTGGCACAATTAATGCTGGCGTGGATCATTCGCATGGAGGGTATTTTAGCGATCCCTAAAGCCAGCAGTGAAGATCATGTGCGACAGAATGCTGCCGCGCTAAGTATTCATCTCAGTCAGGAAGAACTCACGATTATTGATGGGGTGTTTCCAGCGCCGCAGAGTAAAACAGCGCTGGATATCGTATAG
- a CDS encoding D-hexose-6-phosphate mutarotase: MQDTLYTLPVVNQITPYLSQRQQGDLPILVVSHPKVRAAIALQGAHLLSWQPSGQQPVIWLSEKTPFTAGKAIRGGVPICWPWFGPAGEPAHGFARNMPWTLTAHDENDDAVMLTFTLESNAQTKKLWPHDFTLLARFRIAEHCEIELEAYGDYEATAALHSYFQVADIAQVEVSGLGKSFIDKVNDNSIGESDGKQTYPNRVDRVHTAADDCSVIHDRAGKRQIEVYHHYQSDVVTWNPGPELSCSMGDMANEGYKTMVCVETARISKPLKSAGESPARLSATLRVVNK; the protein is encoded by the coding sequence ATGCAAGATACGCTATATACCCTTCCGGTAGTGAATCAAATCACCCCCTATCTGTCACAGCGTCAGCAAGGTGATTTACCGATTCTGGTGGTAAGCCATCCAAAAGTCCGCGCGGCCATTGCGCTGCAGGGCGCACATCTCCTTTCATGGCAGCCGAGTGGACAACAACCGGTAATTTGGCTCAGTGAAAAGACACCATTTACTGCCGGTAAAGCGATTCGTGGTGGCGTGCCGATCTGCTGGCCATGGTTTGGTCCAGCAGGCGAACCGGCGCATGGCTTCGCGCGCAATATGCCGTGGACGTTGACTGCGCATGACGAAAACGATGATGCCGTCATGCTGACTTTTACGCTGGAAAGCAACGCACAGACCAAAAAACTGTGGCCGCATGACTTTACTCTGCTCGCTCGCTTCCGCATCGCAGAGCACTGTGAAATTGAGCTGGAAGCATATGGTGACTATGAAGCGACAGCCGCGCTGCACAGCTATTTTCAGGTTGCCGATATTGCGCAAGTGGAAGTCAGTGGCTTAGGAAAGAGCTTTATCGATAAAGTTAACGATAATTCGATTGGGGAATCCGATGGCAAACAGACCTATCCCAATCGAGTGGATCGTGTCCATACTGCCGCAGATGATTGTAGTGTAATCCATGATAGAGCGGGTAAACGTCAGATTGAAGTTTATCACCATTATCAAAGTGACGTTGTCACGTGGAATCCCGGTCCTGAACTATCCTGCAGCATGGGCGACATGGCCAATGAGGGATATAAAACCATGGTATGTGTTGAAACGGCACGGATTAGTAAGCCATTAAAAAGTGCAGGTGAATCTCCTGCTCGCCTGAGCGCCACCCTTCGGGTCGTCAACAAATAA
- the gapA gene encoding glyceraldehyde-3-phosphate dehydrogenase, with amino-acid sequence MTIKVGINGFGRIGRIVFRAAQQRSDIEIVAINDLLDADYMAYMLKYDSTHGRFDGTVEVKDGALIVNGKKIRVTAEKDPANLKWDEVGVDVVAEATGIFLTDETARKHITAGAKKVVLTGPSKDSTPMFVRGANFDKYAGQDIVSNASCTTNCLAPLAKVINDNFGIVEGLMTTVHATTATQKTVDGPSHKDWRGGRGAAQNIIPSSTGAAKAVGVVLPELNGKLTGMAFRVPTPNVSVVDLTVRLEKPATYKEICAVIKAESEGKMKGVLGYIEDDVVSTDFNGETLTSVFDAKAGIALNDNFVKLVSWYDNETGYSHKVLDLIALVASK; translated from the coding sequence ATGACTATCAAAGTAGGTATCAACGGTTTTGGCCGTATCGGTCGCATCGTTTTCCGTGCTGCACAGCAGCGTTCTGACATCGAAATCGTCGCGATCAACGATCTGCTCGACGCCGATTACATGGCTTATATGCTGAAGTACGACTCTACTCACGGTCGTTTTGACGGCACTGTAGAAGTTAAAGACGGTGCGCTGATTGTTAACGGTAAGAAAATCCGTGTTACTGCTGAGAAAGACCCGGCTAACCTGAAGTGGGACGAAGTGGGTGTTGACGTTGTTGCTGAAGCGACCGGTATCTTCCTGACCGACGAAACTGCACGTAAACACATCACCGCTGGTGCGAAGAAAGTGGTTCTGACGGGTCCATCTAAAGACAGCACCCCAATGTTCGTGCGTGGCGCTAACTTTGACAAATATGCCGGCCAGGACATCGTTTCTAACGCATCTTGCACCACCAACTGCCTGGCGCCGCTGGCTAAAGTTATCAACGATAACTTCGGCATCGTTGAAGGTCTGATGACCACCGTTCATGCAACCACCGCAACGCAGAAAACTGTTGATGGCCCGTCTCATAAAGACTGGCGCGGCGGCCGCGGCGCAGCACAGAACATCATCCCATCTTCTACCGGTGCGGCTAAAGCAGTAGGCGTAGTTCTGCCAGAACTGAACGGCAAACTGACCGGTATGGCATTCCGCGTTCCAACGCCAAACGTGTCTGTTGTTGACCTGACTGTTCGCCTGGAAAAACCAGCGACCTACAAAGAAATTTGTGCAGTGATCAAAGCTGAGTCAGAAGGCAAAATGAAAGGCGTGTTGGGCTACATCGAAGATGACGTCGTTTCTACCGATTTCAACGGCGAAACTCTGACTTCAGTATTCGATGCTAAAGCGGGTATCGCTCTGAACGATAACTTTGTGAAACTGGTTTCCTGGTACGATAACGAAACAGGTTACTCACACAAAGTTCTGGACCTGATTGCACTGGTTGCTTCTAAGTAA
- the msrB gene encoding peptide-methionine (R)-S-oxide reductase MsrB, whose product MAKDTAPEAKIAQLSEMQRYVTQHRGTEPPFSGALLHNKQEGIYHCLVCNSPLFLSETKYDSGCGWPSFYQPYSDEAIRYLEDDTHGMHRVEIRCGNCDAHLGHVFPDGPQPSGERYCVNSASLNFTDEQGNQQEG is encoded by the coding sequence ATGGCTAAAGACACCGCACCCGAGGCAAAAATCGCGCAGCTATCCGAAATGCAGCGCTATGTTACTCAGCATCGTGGAACGGAGCCCCCTTTTTCGGGCGCGTTGCTGCACAACAAGCAGGAAGGAATTTACCACTGCTTAGTTTGTAATTCGCCGCTGTTCCTCTCCGAAACGAAGTACGATTCAGGCTGTGGCTGGCCAAGCTTCTATCAACCTTATAGTGATGAAGCTATTCGCTATCTGGAAGACGATACGCATGGTATGCACCGCGTCGAAATTCGCTGTGGTAATTGCGATGCTCATCTTGGGCATGTATTCCCGGACGGCCCTCAACCAAGCGGCGAGCGCTATTGCGTAAACTCCGCCTCGTTGAATTTCACTGATGAGCAGGGCAATCAGCAAGAGGGTTAA
- a CDS encoding YeaC family protein, with the protein MKQELEAMLAAMTPEVYARLSTAVETGKWPDGVALTQEQKDNCLQLVMLWQARHNDDPQHMTISKGGDMVMKSKKQLKEDFGIEPDVTRINLH; encoded by the coding sequence ATGAAACAGGAACTGGAAGCGATGCTGGCGGCAATGACGCCGGAAGTGTATGCGCGTTTATCTACGGCAGTTGAAACGGGCAAATGGCCGGACGGCGTCGCGCTGACGCAAGAGCAGAAAGATAACTGCCTGCAGCTGGTCATGCTGTGGCAGGCACGCCACAATGACGATCCACAACATATGACCATCAGTAAAGGTGGGGATATGGTGATGAAGTCGAAGAAACAGCTTAAAGAAGATTTCGGTATCGAGCCCGATGTCACGCGCATCAACCTGCACTAA
- the pncA gene encoding bifunctional nicotinamidase/pyrazinamidase, whose protein sequence is MKRALIIIDIQNDFCPGGPMAVRDGDQTVAVANRFAREFHDRGECVVALQDWHPANHGSFASISGEPVYTLGELNGLAQIWWPDHGIENTPGADFHPQLDRALIDAVFHKGGDVEVDSYSAFFDNGHRRKTELDNWLRERGISDLVMLGLATDYCVKYSVLDALELGYNVEVVKEGCRGVNLNPDDSDIAFAQMEAQGAVLI, encoded by the coding sequence ATGAAACGGGCATTGATAATTATCGATATTCAAAACGATTTTTGCCCCGGCGGCCCAATGGCGGTTCGTGATGGTGATCAAACCGTGGCGGTAGCGAATCGCTTTGCGCGAGAGTTTCATGACCGGGGCGAGTGCGTCGTGGCATTGCAGGATTGGCATCCTGCCAATCATGGCAGTTTCGCCTCCATTTCAGGTGAACCCGTTTACACGCTAGGTGAGTTAAACGGATTAGCGCAAATCTGGTGGCCGGATCACGGCATTGAAAACACTCCTGGCGCGGATTTCCATCCTCAACTTGATCGCGCATTGATTGATGCGGTATTCCACAAAGGTGGTGATGTCGAAGTCGATAGCTACAGCGCTTTTTTCGATAACGGACATCGACGCAAAACAGAACTCGACAACTGGCTGCGTGAGCGAGGCATCAGCGATTTAGTGATGTTAGGTCTTGCTACCGATTACTGCGTCAAGTACAGCGTGCTGGATGCGTTAGAACTGGGCTACAACGTCGAGGTCGTTAAAGAAGGCTGCCGCGGTGTGAACCTGAATCCGGATGATAGCGATATTGCGTTCGCGCAGATGGAAGCGCAAGGTGCGGTATTAATCTGA
- the ansA gene encoding asparaginase — MQKKNIYVAYTGGTIGMQRSAQGYIPVSGHLQQQLTTMPEFHRPEMPDFTIHEYQPLMDSSDMTPQDWQSIANDIKQNYDRYDGFVILHGTDTMAFTASALSFMLENLAKPVIVTGSQIPLAELRSDGQQNLLNSLYVAANYPINEVALFFNNTLFRGNRTTKAHADGFNAFASPNLPPLLEAGIHIKRLNTPAAPQGHGELMVHPITPQPIGVVTIYPGISADVVRNFLRQPVKALILRSYGVGNAPQNAEFLAELQQASDRGIVVVNLTQCMSGKVNMGGYATGNALEHAGVISGFDLTVEATLTKLHFLLSQNLTSSEIRAKMQQNLRGELTED, encoded by the coding sequence ATGCAAAAGAAAAATATCTATGTGGCCTACACGGGCGGCACCATCGGGATGCAGCGTTCGGCGCAGGGCTATATTCCGGTATCCGGTCATCTCCAGCAGCAGCTAACTACGATGCCGGAGTTCCATCGACCTGAAATGCCCGATTTTACCATCCACGAATATCAGCCGCTGATGGACTCCTCGGATATGACGCCGCAGGATTGGCAATCGATTGCTAATGATATTAAGCAAAACTACGATCGCTATGATGGTTTTGTCATCCTGCATGGTACTGACACAATGGCCTTCACAGCGTCAGCCCTCTCATTCATGCTGGAGAACCTCGCCAAACCGGTCATTGTGACAGGTTCACAAATTCCATTGGCCGAATTGCGTTCTGACGGGCAACAAAATTTGCTCAATTCACTCTACGTTGCAGCAAATTATCCTATCAACGAAGTGGCCCTGTTCTTTAATAACACGCTGTTTCGTGGCAACCGAACCACCAAAGCGCACGCCGATGGCTTCAATGCCTTTGCTTCACCGAATCTGCCCCCCTTACTGGAAGCAGGGATTCATATAAAACGCCTGAATACGCCCGCAGCACCGCAAGGCCATGGTGAATTGATGGTGCACCCGATCACGCCGCAGCCGATTGGTGTTGTCACGATCTATCCCGGCATTTCTGCGGATGTGGTACGTAATTTCCTGCGTCAACCGGTGAAAGCGCTGATTTTGCGTTCTTATGGCGTGGGTAACGCACCACAGAACGCTGAATTCCTCGCAGAACTGCAGCAGGCCAGCGATCGTGGCATTGTCGTCGTGAACCTCACGCAATGTATGTCTGGCAAAGTGAATATGGGTGGTTATGCTACGGGTAATGCGTTAGAGCATGCCGGCGTCATCAGTGGTTTTGATCTCACGGTTGAAGCGACATTAACCAAACTGCATTTTTTGTTGAGCCAGAATCTTACCAGTTCGGAAATTCGTGCCAAAATGCAGCAGAATTTACGTGGCGAACTGACCGAAGATTAA
- the sppA gene encoding signal peptide peptidase SppA → MRTLWRIISGLFRWSWRVLNFIREFILNLFLIVLILAGVGIWMQVSSSSSNEPVQQGALKIDLSGVLVDKPSVSNRLSRISRQLLGANSDRLQENSLFDVVDAIRQAKTDKNITGIVLELRDFAGGDQPSLQYVGKALREFRDAGKPIYAVGDSYSQAQYYIASYANKVYLSPQGTVDLHGFATNGLYYKTLLDKLKVSSHVFRVGTYKSAVEPFLRDDMSPEARDADGRWVGQLWQNYLNTVAANRQITTDQLFPGAAGIISGLQAVQGDSAKYALNNKLVDVLDTRAAADQELVKTFGWDKANNDYRSVSIYDYTVKQPPQNQDGNIAVILASGAIMDGEESAGNVGGDTTASQIRDARLDPKIKAIVLRVNSPGGSVTASEAIREELAAAHDAGKPVVVSMGGMAASGGYWISTPADYIVAAPSTLTGSIGIFGVINTVENSLSAIGVHTDGVATSPLADMATTKALPTEVQQLMQLTIENGYRNFVGLVAASRHKTPEQINAIAQGHVWTGSDAKANGLVDALGDFDDAVAKAAELAKVGKPQLSWYQDDPGMIDLLLNQMNASVQAVLPAALKVWLPAPMLDVMSAVKEQPGLLNNLNDPQNRYAFCLNCGNVR, encoded by the coding sequence ATGCGCACACTGTGGCGAATTATTTCCGGTCTGTTCCGCTGGAGCTGGCGGGTACTGAATTTTATTCGGGAATTTATTCTTAATTTATTTCTTATTGTATTGATTCTGGCAGGCGTCGGGATTTGGATGCAAGTTTCCAGTTCAAGCAGTAATGAACCGGTCCAGCAAGGTGCACTGAAAATCGATCTGAGCGGTGTTCTGGTCGACAAACCTTCCGTCAGTAATCGTCTAAGCCGCATCAGCCGCCAGCTGTTGGGCGCGAATAGCGATCGTTTGCAGGAAAACTCTCTGTTTGATGTGGTTGATGCGATCCGCCAGGCGAAGACGGATAAAAACATCACTGGCATCGTGCTTGAACTGCGTGACTTTGCCGGCGGCGATCAGCCTTCCCTGCAATATGTTGGTAAAGCGCTGCGTGAATTCCGCGATGCTGGCAAACCGATTTATGCTGTGGGCGATAGCTATAGCCAGGCACAATATTATATTGCCAGCTACGCCAACAAAGTTTATCTCTCGCCGCAAGGTACGGTGGATCTGCACGGTTTTGCCACCAATGGCCTTTATTACAAAACGCTGCTGGATAAATTAAAAGTCAGTTCACATGTTTTCCGCGTCGGAACCTATAAATCTGCCGTTGAGCCATTCCTGCGCGACGATATGTCACCCGAAGCGCGCGATGCCGACGGTCGCTGGGTTGGTCAGCTTTGGCAGAACTACCTGAATACGGTGGCGGCTAATCGCCAGATCACAACCGACCAATTGTTCCCAGGCGCAGCGGGCATTATTAGCGGCCTGCAAGCCGTTCAGGGCGATTCAGCGAAATATGCGCTGAACAATAAGTTAGTGGATGTACTTGATACGCGCGCAGCCGCCGATCAGGAGCTGGTCAAAACCTTTGGCTGGGATAAAGCGAATAACGATTATCGCAGCGTGAGCATCTACGACTATACCGTTAAACAACCGCCTCAGAATCAGGATGGCAACATTGCTGTTATCCTCGCCAGCGGCGCCATTATGGACGGTGAAGAGAGTGCCGGAAATGTCGGTGGTGATACCACTGCGTCTCAAATTCGTGATGCGCGACTCGATCCAAAAATCAAAGCCATCGTACTGCGCGTCAATAGTCCTGGCGGCAGCGTTACCGCCTCCGAGGCAATACGTGAAGAGCTGGCTGCGGCGCACGACGCCGGTAAACCGGTGGTTGTTTCGATGGGCGGTATGGCGGCATCTGGCGGCTACTGGATTTCAACACCGGCGGATTACATTGTGGCGGCACCGAGCACCCTGACCGGTTCCATCGGTATCTTCGGGGTGATTAACACCGTTGAAAACAGCCTTAGCGCCATTGGCGTGCATACAGATGGTGTTGCCACCTCACCGCTGGCAGATATGGCCACGACTAAAGCGCTGCCGACTGAAGTACAACAGTTGATGCAGCTGACGATTGAGAATGGCTATCGTAATTTCGTTGGATTAGTGGCGGCATCACGCCATAAAACACCCGAGCAAATTAACGCCATTGCACAGGGCCACGTATGGACCGGAAGTGATGCCAAAGCCAATGGGCTGGTTGATGCGTTGGGCGACTTTGATGATGCCGTGGCAAAAGCCGCTGAGTTGGCTAAGGTCGGCAAACCACAGCTGAGCTGGTATCAGGATGATCCGGGTATGATTGATCTGCTGTTAAATCAGATGAACGCCTCGGTACAAGCCGTTTTACCCGCCGCCCTTAAGGTTTGGCTCCCTGCTCCAATGCTCGATGTGATGAGCGCTGTTAAAGAACAACCGGGATTGCTTAATAACCTTAACGATCCGCAAAACCGCTACGCTTTCTGCCTAAACTGCGGCAACGTACGCTAA
- a CDS encoding NAD(P)H nitroreductase: MDALDLLVNRRSASRLAEPAPTGEALQNILHAAMRAPDHGTLQPWRFIIVENEGRDRFSNVLEQAARDSNLEQKAIDKAASAPFRAPMIITVVAHCEENAKVPHWEQLASASCAVMAMQMAAVAQGFNGIWRSGPWTDHPLVREAFSCREQDAIVGFLYLGTPQLKANTTVVAPDTARFVSYF, from the coding sequence ATGGATGCATTGGATTTATTAGTGAATCGTCGCTCGGCCTCACGCCTGGCAGAACCGGCTCCAACGGGTGAAGCCCTGCAAAATATTCTGCACGCCGCCATGCGCGCGCCGGATCACGGCACGCTGCAGCCATGGCGCTTCATTATTGTTGAAAATGAAGGGCGCGATCGCTTTAGCAACGTGCTGGAACAAGCCGCACGCGATAGCAACTTAGAGCAAAAAGCCATCGACAAAGCGGCTTCGGCGCCATTCCGCGCGCCGATGATCATCACTGTAGTGGCGCATTGTGAAGAGAATGCCAAAGTACCGCATTGGGAACAGTTGGCCTCTGCCAGTTGCGCGGTAATGGCGATGCAGATGGCTGCTGTCGCGCAAGGCTTTAACGGCATCTGGCGTAGCGGGCCATGGACCGATCATCCACTCGTTCGTGAAGCGTTTAGCTGCCGTGAGCAGGATGCGATTGTTGGTTTTCTCTATCTGGGTACGCCGCAGTTGAAAGCCAACACCACGGTTGTGGCGCCTGACACTGCACGGTTTGTCAGTTATTTCTGA
- the selD gene encoding selenide, water dikinase SelD, with amino-acid sequence MSESLRLTQYSHGAGCGCKISPQVLETILHSELSPFHDPQLLVGNETRDDAAVYDLGNGTAVVSTTDFFMPIVDDPFTFGRIAATNAISDIYAMGGKPIMAIAILGWPVNVLSPEVAQQVVEGGRAACQAAGIALAGGHSIDAPEPIFGLAVTGIVDVARVKKNSAAQAGCQLFLTKPLGIGILTTAEKKGLLRSEHQSLAAEVMCQLNNAGADFAKLDGVSAMTDVTGFGLLGHLSEICQGSGLRAELIAKNVPRLAGVDDYIAAGAVPGGTSRNFASYGASISPLDDATRALLCDPQTSGGLLVAVQHDAVEEFQRCATEAGVTAALIGELFAANADHPLITVIT; translated from the coding sequence ATGAGTGAATCACTCCGTTTAACGCAGTACAGCCATGGTGCTGGATGCGGCTGCAAAATTTCGCCGCAGGTATTGGAAACCATTCTCCACAGTGAGCTGAGCCCATTTCACGATCCGCAACTGCTGGTCGGTAATGAAACGCGTGATGATGCCGCAGTGTACGATCTTGGCAATGGTACAGCGGTGGTCAGCACCACGGATTTCTTTATGCCGATCGTCGACGATCCCTTTACCTTTGGCCGTATCGCCGCCACCAATGCCATCAGCGATATCTATGCCATGGGCGGGAAACCGATCATGGCGATCGCCATTCTAGGCTGGCCCGTGAATGTGCTGAGTCCGGAGGTGGCGCAACAGGTGGTCGAAGGTGGCCGCGCCGCTTGTCAGGCCGCGGGAATCGCGCTGGCTGGTGGTCATTCGATTGATGCGCCAGAACCTATCTTTGGTCTGGCCGTTACCGGCATTGTTGATGTGGCAAGAGTGAAAAAGAACAGTGCGGCACAGGCAGGATGTCAGCTATTCCTTACCAAGCCGTTAGGGATTGGCATTCTGACTACCGCTGAGAAAAAAGGCCTGTTGCGTTCAGAGCATCAATCCTTAGCGGCTGAGGTGATGTGCCAGCTCAACAACGCCGGCGCAGACTTTGCCAAACTTGATGGCGTCAGTGCCATGACCGATGTGACGGGTTTTGGCTTGCTGGGGCATTTGAGTGAAATCTGCCAGGGTTCAGGGCTGCGTGCTGAGCTGATAGCAAAGAATGTGCCGCGACTGGCGGGCGTAGATGACTACATCGCTGCGGGTGCGGTACCGGGTGGCACCAGCCGTAATTTTGCCAGCTACGGTGCATCTATTTCTCCTCTTGATGATGCAACACGCGCACTGCTTTGCGATCCGCAAACTTCCGGCGGTCTGTTAGTCGCGGTTCAACATGACGCCGTAGAAGAGTTTCAGCGCTGCGCGACAGAAGCAGGTGTCACTGCCGCGCTAATAGGCGAGTTGTTTGCCGCCAACGCAGATCATCCTCTGATTACCGTAATTACCTGA